In the Mus pahari chromosome 19, PAHARI_EIJ_v1.1, whole genome shotgun sequence genome, one interval contains:
- the Camsap3 gene encoding calmodulin-regulated spectrin-associated protein 3 isoform X2 has protein sequence MVEAAPAGSGPLRRTFLVPEIKSLDQYDFSRAKAAASLAWVLRAAFGGAEHVPPELWEPFYTDQYAQEHVKPPVTRLLLSAELYCRAWRQALPQLEPSPSPSALLALLARRGTVPSLPEHPVREADLKHQPILMGAHLAVIDALMVAFSFEWTKTLPGPLALSSLEHKLLFWVDTTVRRLQEKTEQEAAQRASPAAPLDGASPAQASCPTRWYWKLVPHAIAFCLKESGNKPPMIRYRKDRAIARRAPCFPNVTTLQDLASGAALAATIHCYCPQLLRLEEVCLKDPMSVADSLYNLQLVQDFCASHLPRGCPLSLEDLLYVPPPLKVNLVVLLAEMYMCFEVLKPDFVQAKDLPDGHAVSPRNTETVPSQNNSGSSSPVFNFRHPLLSPGGPQSPLRGSTGSLKSSPSMSHMEALGKAWNRQLSRPLSQAVSFSTPFGLDSDVDVVMGDPVLLRSVSSDSLGPPRPVSTSSRNSAQPPPESGDLPTIEEALQIIHSAEPRLLPDGAADGSFYLHSPEGLSKPPLSPYPPEGASKPLSDGLNKAPIYISHPENPSKPSPCSAGEILKPPPPSEGSPKAVASSPAANNSEVKMTSFAERKKQLVKAEAESGMGSPTSTPVAPEALSSEMSELGARLEEKRRAIEAQKRRIEAIFAKHRQRLGKSAFLQVQPREAAGEAEEEAELGSVPGGERPAGEGQGEPSSSRHKSVTFSPDLGPVPPEGLGDYNRAVSKLSAALSSLQRDMQRLTDQQQRLLAPPEAPGPAPPPAAWVIPGPATGPKAASPSPARRAPAARRSPGPGPSPTPRSPKHARPAELKLAPLTRVLTPPHDVDSLPHLRKFSPSQVPVQTRSSILLSEGTPPEEPATKPALIEIPLASLGEPAADEEGDGSPPGAEDSLEEEASSEGEPRSGLGFFYKDEDKPEDEMAQKRASLLERQQRRVEEARRRKQWQEAEKEQKREEAARLAQEAPGLTFTAPVASAAPVATLAPATRAMAPAEEEVGPRRGDFTRLEYERRAQLKLMDDLDKVLRPRASGTGPGRGGRRATRPRSGCCDDSALARSPARGLLGSRLSKVYSQSTLSLSTVANEAPNNLGVKRPTSRAPSPSGLMSPSRLPGSRERDWENGSNASSPASVPEYTGPRLYKEPSAKSNKFIIHNALSHCCLAGKVNEPQKNRILEEIEKSKANHFLILFRDSSCQFRALYTLSGETEELSRLAGYGPRTVTPAMVEGIYKYNSDRKRFTQIPAKTMSMSVDAFTIQGHLWQSKKPTTPKKGGGTPK, from the exons ATGGTGGAAGCGGCGCCCGCAGGGTCCGGGCCACTGCGGAGGACTTTCCTGGTCCCCGAGATCAAGTCATTGGACCAGTACGATTTCTCTCGAGCCAAGGCGGCGGCGAGTCTGGCGTGGGTGCTGCGGGCCGCATTCGGGGGAGCAG AGCATGTGCCCCCGGAGCTGTGGGAACCCTTCTACACCGACCAGTACGCACAGGAGCACGTGAAGCCCCCAGTGACGCGGCTGCTGCTCTCTGCGGAACTCTATTGCCGGGCCTGGCGCCAGGCACTGCCACAGCTCgagccatcccccagcccctCCGCTCTGCTGGCCTTGCTGGCGAGGAGGGGCACGGTGCCTTCGCTGCCTGAGCACCCAGTGCGCGAGGCTGACCTGAAACACCAGCCGATTCTCATG GGAGCCCACCTAGCTGTCATCGATGCTCTCATGGTTGCCTTCTCATTTGAGTGGACAAAGACACTGCCTGGTCCCTTGGCTCTGAGCAGCTTGGAGCACAAACTCCTTTTCTGGGTAGACACA ACTGTTCGGCGGCTGCAGGAGAAGACGGAACAAGAAGCGGCCCAGCGTGCATCTCCTGCAGCCCCTTTGGATGGGGCTTCTCCTGCCCAGGCCTCG TGCCCCACACGCTGGTACTGGAAGCTGGTTCCT CACGCAATTGCCTTCTGTTTGAAGGAGTCGGGGAACAAACCCCCTATG ATTCGATACCGCAAGGACCGTGCCATTGCCCGAAGGGCTCCCTGCTTTCCAAATGTGACTACCCTTCAGGACCTGGCCAGTGGGGCAGCACTGGCTGCCACCATCCACTGCTATTGTCCCCAGCTATTACGACTTGAGG AGGTGTGCCTCAAGGACCCCATGTCTGTGGCAGACAGTCTATACAACCTCCAGCTGGTGCAAGACTTCTGTGCCTCCCATCTTCCTCGAGGCTGCCCCCTGTCCCTTGAAGACTTGCTGTATGTTCCACCTCCCCTCAAG GTCAACCTGGTGGTGCTGTTGGCTGAGATGTACATGTGCTTTGAGGTTCTGAAGCCTGATTTTGTGCAGGCCAAAGACTTGCCGGATGGACATG CTGTCTCCCCTCGGAATACTGAGACTGTTCCATCTCAGAACAACAGTGGCAGCAG TTCTCCTGTCTTCAACTTCCGTCACCCGCTTCTGTCACCTGGTGGTCCCCAGTCCCCACTCCGAGGATCCACAG GTTCCCTGAAGTCCTCTCCATCAATGTCTCACATGGAGGCTCTTGGCAAAGCCTGGAACCGTCAGCTTAG CCGTCCCCTCTCCCAGGCTGTGTCGTTCAGCACTCCCTTTGGCCTGGACAGCGATGTGGATGTCGTCATGGGAGATCCTGTCCTGCTCCGCTCCGTCAGCTCAGACAGTCTGGGTCCCCCACGTCCTGTGTCGACATCATCCCGGAATTCTGCTCAGCCACCCCCAGAATCTGGAGACCTACCCACGATTGAAGAGGCCCTGCAGATCATCCACAGTGCTGAGCCCCGACTGCTCCCTGATGGGGCTGCTGATGGCAGCTTCTACCTCCATTCTCCTGAGGGTCTCTCCAAACCACCACTCTCCCCCTACCCTCCCGAAGGAGCCTCAAAGCCTCTGTCTGATGGGCTCAACAAGGCGCCCATCTATATATCACACCCTGAGAACCCTTCAAAACCATCTCCCTGCTCAGCAGGAGAGATACTGAAACCACCCCCCCCATCCGAGGGGTCCCCCAAAGCTGTGGCTTCATCCCCAGCAGCCAACAACTCCGAAGTGAAGATGACCAGTTTTGCTGAACGCAAGAAACAGCTGGTGAAGGCCGAGGCTGAGTCAGGAATGGGGTCTCCGACATCCACCCCCGTAGCACCCgaggccttgagctcagagatgaGCGAGCTGGGAGCCAGGCTGGAGGAGAAGCGCCGAGCCATAGAGGCACAGAAGCGACGCATTGAGGCCATCTTTGCCAAGCACAGGCAGAGGCTGGGCAAGAGCGCTTTCCTGCAGGTGCAGCCTCGGGAGGCTGCAGGGGAGGCCGAGGAGGAAGCTGAGCTGGGCTCAGTTCCTGGTGGGGAACGGCCAGCAGGTGAGGGCCAGGGTGAGCCGTCCTCCTCACGGCACAAGTCAGTTACCTTCTCTCCAGATCTGGGCCCGGTGCCCCCAGAGGGACTTGGGGATTACAATAGAGCAGTCAGTAAGCTGAGTGCCGCTCTGAGCTCTCTGCAGCGGGACATGCAGAGGCTCACAGACCAGCAACAGCGGCTTCTAGCCCCTCCAGAAGCTCCTGGACCTGCCCCACCACCTGCAGCCTGGGTCATTCCTGGACCTGCCACTGGGCCTAAAGCAGCATCCCCCAGCCCTGCCCGTCGTGCCCCAGCTGCCCGACGCAGCCCTGGCCCAGGCCCTAGCCCAACACCCCGTAGTCCAAAACATGCAAGGCCGGCAGAGCTGAAGCTTGCACCTTTGACAAGGGTACTCACACCACCCCATGACGTAGACAGCCTCCCTCACCTACGCAAGTTTTCACCCAGCCAGGTGCCTGTACAGACTCGCTCCTCGATCCTCCTGTCGGAGGGGACACCTCCTGAGGAGCCCGCCACCAAGCCTGCCCTCATTGAGATCCCCCTAGCCAGCCTGGGGGAGCCTGCTGCTGATGAAGAAGGAGATGGGAGCCCCCCTGGGGCTGAGGATTCCTTAGAGGAAGAGGCATCTTCTGAGGGAGAGCCCCGGTCGGGGCTTGGATTCTTTTATAAG GACGAAGATAAGCCTGaggatgagatggctcagaagcgAGCTAGCCTGCTGGAGCGTCAGCAGAGGCGGGTAGAGGAGGCCCGGCGGCGCAAACagtggcaggaggcagagaaggagcagAAACGGGAGGAGGCGGCCAG GCTGGCTCAGGAGGCTCCAGGCTTGACCTTTACAGCCCCTGTAGCCTCTGCTGCTCCAGTGGCCACCTTGGCTCCTGCTACCAGAGCCATGGCCCcagctgaggaggaggtgggcCCCCGGCGGGGGGACTTCACAAGACTTGAGTATGAACGCCGGGCACAACTGAAACTGATGGATGACCTTGATAAGGTGCTACGGCCCCGGGCCTCAGGGACCGGACCAGGGCGGGGCGGGCGCAGGGCCACCCGGCCACGCTCTGGTTGCTGTGATGACTCGGCCTTGGCACGAAGCCCAGCCCGCGGCCTGCTGG GTTCACGGCTCAGCAAGGTCTATTCCCAGTCCACGCTGTCCCTGTCTACGGTGGCCAATGAGGCTCCCAATAACCTTGGTGTGAAGAGGCCCACCTCTCG gGCCCCTTCTCCATCAGGCCTCATGTCTCCAAGCCGCCTGCCTGGCAGTCGAGAGCGTGACTGGGAGAATGGAAGCAATGCATCCTCCCCAGCATCAGTGCCTGAGTACACAG GTCCCCGGCTATACAAGGAACCCAGCGCCAAGTCTAACAAGTTTATCATCCACAATGCCTTGTCACACTGCTGCCTGGCAGGCAAGGTGAATGAGCCCCAGAAGAACAGAATTCTAGAG GAAATCGAGAAAAGCAAGGCCAACCACTTCCTGATTCTCTTTCGGGACTCAAGCTGCCAGTTCCGGGCCCTCTACACTCTgtctggggagacagaggagcTGTCGAGGCTGGCAGGCTATGGGCCCCGTACTGTCACTCCTGCCATGGTCGAAGGCATCTATAAGTACAACTCAGACCGCAAACGGTTCACCCAGATCCCTGCCAAGACCATGTCTATGAGTGTGGATGCCTTCACTATCCAGGGACACCTTTGGCAAAGCAAGAAGCCCACCACGCCCAAGAAAGGCGGCGGCACCCCCAAATAG
- the Camsap3 gene encoding calmodulin-regulated spectrin-associated protein 3 isoform X3, translating to MVEAAPAGSGPLRRTFLVPEIKSLDQYDFSRAKAAASLAWVLRAAFGGAEHVPPELWEPFYTDQYAQEHVKPPVTRLLLSAELYCRAWRQALPQLEPSPSPSALLALLARRGTVPSLPEHPVREADLKHQPILMGAHLAVIDALMVAFSFEWTKTLPGPLALSSLEHKLLFWVDTTVRRLQEKTEQEAAQRASPAAPLDGASPAQASCPTRWYWKLVPIRYRKDRAIARRAPCFPNVTTLQDLASGAALAATIHCYCPQLLRLEEVCLKDPMSVADSLYNLQLVQDFCASHLPRGCPLSLEDLLYVPPPLKVNLVVLLAEMYMCFEVLKPDFVQAKDLPDGHVAVSPRNTETVPSQNNSGSSSPVFNFRHPLLSPGGPQSPLRGSTGSLKSSPSMSHMEALGKAWNRQLSRPLSQAVSFSTPFGLDSDVDVVMGDPVLLRSVSSDSLGPPRPVSTSSRNSAQPPPESGDLPTIEEALQIIHSAEPRLLPDGAADGSFYLHSPEGLSKPPLSPYPPEGASKPLSDGLNKAPIYISHPENPSKPSPCSAGEILKPPPPSEGSPKAVASSPAANNSEVKMTSFAERKKQLVKAEAESGMGSPTSTPVAPEALSSEMSELGARLEEKRRAIEAQKRRIEAIFAKHRQRLGKSAFLQVQPREAAGEAEEEAELGSVPGGERPAGEGQGEPSSSRHKSVTFSPDLGPVPPEGLGDYNRAVSKLSAALSSLQRDMQRLTDQQQRLLAPPEAPGPAPPPAAWVIPGPATGPKAASPSPARRAPAARRSPGPGPSPTPRSPKHARPAELKLAPLTRVLTPPHDVDSLPHLRKFSPSQVPVQTRSSILLSEGTPPEEPATKPALIEIPLASLGEPAADEEGDGSPPGAEDSLEEEASSEGEPRSGLGFFYKDEDKPEDEMAQKRASLLERQQRRVEEARRRKQWQEAEKEQKREEAARLAQEAPGLTFTAPVASAAPVATLAPATRAMAPAEEEVGPRRGDFTRLEYERRAQLKLMDDLDKVLRPRASGTGPGRGGRRATRPRSGCCDDSALARSPARGLLGSRLSKVYSQSTLSLSTVANEAPNNLGVKRPTSRAPSPSGLMSPSRLPGSRERDWENGSNASSPASVPEYTGPRLYKEPSAKSNKFIIHNALSHCCLAGKVNEPQKNRILEEIEKSKANHFLILFRDSSCQFRALYTLSGETEELSRLAGYGPRTVTPAMVEGIYKYNSDRKRFTQIPAKTMSMSVDAFTIQGHLWQSKKPTTPKKGGGTPK from the exons ATGGTGGAAGCGGCGCCCGCAGGGTCCGGGCCACTGCGGAGGACTTTCCTGGTCCCCGAGATCAAGTCATTGGACCAGTACGATTTCTCTCGAGCCAAGGCGGCGGCGAGTCTGGCGTGGGTGCTGCGGGCCGCATTCGGGGGAGCAG AGCATGTGCCCCCGGAGCTGTGGGAACCCTTCTACACCGACCAGTACGCACAGGAGCACGTGAAGCCCCCAGTGACGCGGCTGCTGCTCTCTGCGGAACTCTATTGCCGGGCCTGGCGCCAGGCACTGCCACAGCTCgagccatcccccagcccctCCGCTCTGCTGGCCTTGCTGGCGAGGAGGGGCACGGTGCCTTCGCTGCCTGAGCACCCAGTGCGCGAGGCTGACCTGAAACACCAGCCGATTCTCATG GGAGCCCACCTAGCTGTCATCGATGCTCTCATGGTTGCCTTCTCATTTGAGTGGACAAAGACACTGCCTGGTCCCTTGGCTCTGAGCAGCTTGGAGCACAAACTCCTTTTCTGGGTAGACACA ACTGTTCGGCGGCTGCAGGAGAAGACGGAACAAGAAGCGGCCCAGCGTGCATCTCCTGCAGCCCCTTTGGATGGGGCTTCTCCTGCCCAGGCCTCG TGCCCCACACGCTGGTACTGGAAGCTGGTTCCT ATTCGATACCGCAAGGACCGTGCCATTGCCCGAAGGGCTCCCTGCTTTCCAAATGTGACTACCCTTCAGGACCTGGCCAGTGGGGCAGCACTGGCTGCCACCATCCACTGCTATTGTCCCCAGCTATTACGACTTGAGG AGGTGTGCCTCAAGGACCCCATGTCTGTGGCAGACAGTCTATACAACCTCCAGCTGGTGCAAGACTTCTGTGCCTCCCATCTTCCTCGAGGCTGCCCCCTGTCCCTTGAAGACTTGCTGTATGTTCCACCTCCCCTCAAG GTCAACCTGGTGGTGCTGTTGGCTGAGATGTACATGTGCTTTGAGGTTCTGAAGCCTGATTTTGTGCAGGCCAAAGACTTGCCGGATGGACATG TAGCTGTCTCCCCTCGGAATACTGAGACTGTTCCATCTCAGAACAACAGTGGCAGCAG TTCTCCTGTCTTCAACTTCCGTCACCCGCTTCTGTCACCTGGTGGTCCCCAGTCCCCACTCCGAGGATCCACAG GTTCCCTGAAGTCCTCTCCATCAATGTCTCACATGGAGGCTCTTGGCAAAGCCTGGAACCGTCAGCTTAG CCGTCCCCTCTCCCAGGCTGTGTCGTTCAGCACTCCCTTTGGCCTGGACAGCGATGTGGATGTCGTCATGGGAGATCCTGTCCTGCTCCGCTCCGTCAGCTCAGACAGTCTGGGTCCCCCACGTCCTGTGTCGACATCATCCCGGAATTCTGCTCAGCCACCCCCAGAATCTGGAGACCTACCCACGATTGAAGAGGCCCTGCAGATCATCCACAGTGCTGAGCCCCGACTGCTCCCTGATGGGGCTGCTGATGGCAGCTTCTACCTCCATTCTCCTGAGGGTCTCTCCAAACCACCACTCTCCCCCTACCCTCCCGAAGGAGCCTCAAAGCCTCTGTCTGATGGGCTCAACAAGGCGCCCATCTATATATCACACCCTGAGAACCCTTCAAAACCATCTCCCTGCTCAGCAGGAGAGATACTGAAACCACCCCCCCCATCCGAGGGGTCCCCCAAAGCTGTGGCTTCATCCCCAGCAGCCAACAACTCCGAAGTGAAGATGACCAGTTTTGCTGAACGCAAGAAACAGCTGGTGAAGGCCGAGGCTGAGTCAGGAATGGGGTCTCCGACATCCACCCCCGTAGCACCCgaggccttgagctcagagatgaGCGAGCTGGGAGCCAGGCTGGAGGAGAAGCGCCGAGCCATAGAGGCACAGAAGCGACGCATTGAGGCCATCTTTGCCAAGCACAGGCAGAGGCTGGGCAAGAGCGCTTTCCTGCAGGTGCAGCCTCGGGAGGCTGCAGGGGAGGCCGAGGAGGAAGCTGAGCTGGGCTCAGTTCCTGGTGGGGAACGGCCAGCAGGTGAGGGCCAGGGTGAGCCGTCCTCCTCACGGCACAAGTCAGTTACCTTCTCTCCAGATCTGGGCCCGGTGCCCCCAGAGGGACTTGGGGATTACAATAGAGCAGTCAGTAAGCTGAGTGCCGCTCTGAGCTCTCTGCAGCGGGACATGCAGAGGCTCACAGACCAGCAACAGCGGCTTCTAGCCCCTCCAGAAGCTCCTGGACCTGCCCCACCACCTGCAGCCTGGGTCATTCCTGGACCTGCCACTGGGCCTAAAGCAGCATCCCCCAGCCCTGCCCGTCGTGCCCCAGCTGCCCGACGCAGCCCTGGCCCAGGCCCTAGCCCAACACCCCGTAGTCCAAAACATGCAAGGCCGGCAGAGCTGAAGCTTGCACCTTTGACAAGGGTACTCACACCACCCCATGACGTAGACAGCCTCCCTCACCTACGCAAGTTTTCACCCAGCCAGGTGCCTGTACAGACTCGCTCCTCGATCCTCCTGTCGGAGGGGACACCTCCTGAGGAGCCCGCCACCAAGCCTGCCCTCATTGAGATCCCCCTAGCCAGCCTGGGGGAGCCTGCTGCTGATGAAGAAGGAGATGGGAGCCCCCCTGGGGCTGAGGATTCCTTAGAGGAAGAGGCATCTTCTGAGGGAGAGCCCCGGTCGGGGCTTGGATTCTTTTATAAG GACGAAGATAAGCCTGaggatgagatggctcagaagcgAGCTAGCCTGCTGGAGCGTCAGCAGAGGCGGGTAGAGGAGGCCCGGCGGCGCAAACagtggcaggaggcagagaaggagcagAAACGGGAGGAGGCGGCCAG GCTGGCTCAGGAGGCTCCAGGCTTGACCTTTACAGCCCCTGTAGCCTCTGCTGCTCCAGTGGCCACCTTGGCTCCTGCTACCAGAGCCATGGCCCcagctgaggaggaggtgggcCCCCGGCGGGGGGACTTCACAAGACTTGAGTATGAACGCCGGGCACAACTGAAACTGATGGATGACCTTGATAAGGTGCTACGGCCCCGGGCCTCAGGGACCGGACCAGGGCGGGGCGGGCGCAGGGCCACCCGGCCACGCTCTGGTTGCTGTGATGACTCGGCCTTGGCACGAAGCCCAGCCCGCGGCCTGCTGG GTTCACGGCTCAGCAAGGTCTATTCCCAGTCCACGCTGTCCCTGTCTACGGTGGCCAATGAGGCTCCCAATAACCTTGGTGTGAAGAGGCCCACCTCTCG gGCCCCTTCTCCATCAGGCCTCATGTCTCCAAGCCGCCTGCCTGGCAGTCGAGAGCGTGACTGGGAGAATGGAAGCAATGCATCCTCCCCAGCATCAGTGCCTGAGTACACAG GTCCCCGGCTATACAAGGAACCCAGCGCCAAGTCTAACAAGTTTATCATCCACAATGCCTTGTCACACTGCTGCCTGGCAGGCAAGGTGAATGAGCCCCAGAAGAACAGAATTCTAGAG GAAATCGAGAAAAGCAAGGCCAACCACTTCCTGATTCTCTTTCGGGACTCAAGCTGCCAGTTCCGGGCCCTCTACACTCTgtctggggagacagaggagcTGTCGAGGCTGGCAGGCTATGGGCCCCGTACTGTCACTCCTGCCATGGTCGAAGGCATCTATAAGTACAACTCAGACCGCAAACGGTTCACCCAGATCCCTGCCAAGACCATGTCTATGAGTGTGGATGCCTTCACTATCCAGGGACACCTTTGGCAAAGCAAGAAGCCCACCACGCCCAAGAAAGGCGGCGGCACCCCCAAATAG